From the genome of Impatiens glandulifera chromosome 9, dImpGla2.1, whole genome shotgun sequence, one region includes:
- the LOC124913980 gene encoding serine/threonine-protein phosphatase PP1, which translates to MDMITMEGMMDQTVLDDIIRRLLEGKGGKQVQLSEGEIRQLCVNARQIFLSQPNLLQLQAPIRICGDIHGQYQDLLRLFEFGGYPPASNYLFLGDYVDRGKQSLETICLLLAYKIRYPTKLHLLRGNHEDAKINRIYGFYDECKRRFNVRLWKIFTDCFNCLPVAALVDEKILCMHGGLSPDLLSLNDIKELPRPTEIPDNGLLCDLLWSDPDPRIEGWSDSDRGVSCTFGPDTVADFLEKNDLDLICRGHQVVEDGYEFFAKRSLVTIFSAPNYGGEFDNVGALLSVDESLVCSFEILKAVVTGTSKIPLKKPPKIGRA; encoded by the exons ATGGATATGATTACCATGGAAGGAATGATGGATCAGACAGTTTTGGATGATATAATCCGAAGGCTTCTCGAAGGAAAAGGCGGAAAACAGGTTCAGTTATCAGAAGGTGAGATCCGTCAGCTCTGCGTCAACGCTCGCCAAATATTCCTATCTCAACCTAATCTTCTCCAGCTTCAAGCACCCATCAGGATCTGCG gtGATATACATGGACAATATCAGGACTTATTGAGGTTATTTGAGTTTGGTGGGTATCCTCCAGCTTCAAATTATCTATTTCTAGGTGATTACGTTGATAGAGGGAAGCAAAGTTTGGAAACCATATGTTTGCTTTTGGCATACAAGATTAGATATCCAACAAAACTACACCTTCTTAGAGGAAACCATGAAGATGCTAAAATCAATAGGATTTATGGGTTTTACGATGAATGCAAAAGAAGGTTTAACGTTCGCCTTTGGAAGATATTCACTGATTGTTTCAATTGTTTGCCAGTAGCTGCTCTTGTAGATGAAAAGATCTTATGCATGCATGGGGGACTTTCACCTGACTTGCTAAGTCTGAATGATATTAAGGAATTACCTAGACCAACAGAAATACCAGACAATGGTCTCCTATGTGATCTTCTCTGGTCTGATCCAGATCCGAGGATTGAGGGTTGGTCGGACAGTGATAGAGGAGTTTCCTGCACGTTTGGCCCCGATACTGTCGCTGATTTCTTGGAGAAGAATGATCTAGACCTTATTTGCCGAGGTCACCAG GTTGTGGAGGATGGGTATGAGTTCTTTGCTAAGCGAAGTCTGGTGACGATATTTTCAGCTCCAAACTATGGAGGAGAGTTTGACAATGTGGGTGCGCTTTTGAGTGTCGATGAATCGTTAGTCTGCTCTTTTGAGATATTAAAAGCAGTTGTCACTGGAACTTCTAAGATTCCTCTTAAGAAG CCACCTAAAATTGGAAGGGCATAA
- the LOC124913981 gene encoding uncharacterized protein LOC124913981 isoform X1: MRFNRSDGVLLLMLSLFLLLTPGESSEVCKSPGGRFPPYKNEGKPPITITKGPKDLNICRVFRTKTCCDVDQTHPALLSIRRLASSGEASQDCLNLWELLECSICDPWVGVQSGLPVICPTLCDKVYEACANAYFSMDVKTQVLAPCGVNDFVCGRASKWISNGTDLCRAAGFAVKTSDHIEETSCYGGKASLDTIAKSWKGSQSAVPKKPTKLGSWNDFQKWAKKTPFGEKVCWAVGGMVLTAGLFFLSKRKSHNQRQKSYTIKKPEAKTSKNFPVRGGRKIGVRT, translated from the exons GAGAATCCAGTGAAGTATGCAAGTCTCCTGGTGGACGGTTTCCCCCTTACAAAAACGAAGGAAAACCCCCAATAACAATAACCAAAGGCCCTAAAGATTTAAACATTTGTAGGGTATTCCGTACAAAGACATGTTGTGATGTGGACCAGACACATCCTGCTCTTTTATCTATTAGAAGGTTAGCCTCATCTGGTGAAGCTAGCCAAGATTGCTTGAATTTATGGGAATTACTAGAATGTTCTATATGTGATCCCTGGGTTGGTGTTCAGTCAGGACTTCCAGTTATTTGTCCTACTCTGTGCGATAAAGTTTATGAGGCTTGCGCCAACGCATACTTCTCTATGGACGTGAAAACACAG GTCCTAGCTCCGTGTGGAGTGAATGACTTTGTTTGCGGTAGAGCATCTAAATGGATCTCTAACGGAACAGACCTCTGCCGAGCTGCAGGGTTTGCTGTTAAGACATCTGATCATATTGAAGAAACGTCTTGCTATGGTGGGAAAGCTAGTCTAGATACGATTGCGAAATCATGGAAGGGTTCGCAGTCTGCCGTACCAAAGAAACCGACTAAATTGGGATCATGGAATGATTTCCAAAAGTGGGCAAAAAAGACTCCGTTTGGTGAGAAAGTCTGTTGGGCTGTGGGTGGAATGGTTCTTACAGCAGGACTCTTCTTTTTAAG TAAAAGGAAGAGTCACAATCAACGACAGAAATCATACACCATCAAGAAACCAGAAGCGAAAACAAGTAAAAATTTCCCCGTCAGAGGTGGACGGAAAATTGGAGTCCGTACATAA
- the LOC124913981 gene encoding uncharacterized protein LOC124913981 isoform X2 → MRFNRSDGVLLLMLSLFLLLTPGESSEVCKSPGGRFPPYKNEGKPPITITKGPKDLNICRVFRTKTCCDVDQTHPALLSIRRLASSGEASQDCLNLWELLECSICDPWVGVQSGLPVICPTLCDKVYEACANAYFSMDVKTQVLAPCGVNDFVCGRASKWISNGTDLCRAAGFAVKTSDHIEETSCYGGKASLDTIAKSWKGSQSAVPKKPTKLGSWNDFQKWAKKTPFGEKVCWAVGGMVLTAGLFFLS, encoded by the exons GAGAATCCAGTGAAGTATGCAAGTCTCCTGGTGGACGGTTTCCCCCTTACAAAAACGAAGGAAAACCCCCAATAACAATAACCAAAGGCCCTAAAGATTTAAACATTTGTAGGGTATTCCGTACAAAGACATGTTGTGATGTGGACCAGACACATCCTGCTCTTTTATCTATTAGAAGGTTAGCCTCATCTGGTGAAGCTAGCCAAGATTGCTTGAATTTATGGGAATTACTAGAATGTTCTATATGTGATCCCTGGGTTGGTGTTCAGTCAGGACTTCCAGTTATTTGTCCTACTCTGTGCGATAAAGTTTATGAGGCTTGCGCCAACGCATACTTCTCTATGGACGTGAAAACACAG GTCCTAGCTCCGTGTGGAGTGAATGACTTTGTTTGCGGTAGAGCATCTAAATGGATCTCTAACGGAACAGACCTCTGCCGAGCTGCAGGGTTTGCTGTTAAGACATCTGATCATATTGAAGAAACGTCTTGCTATGGTGGGAAAGCTAGTCTAGATACGATTGCGAAATCATGGAAGGGTTCGCAGTCTGCCGTACCAAAGAAACCGACTAAATTGGGATCATGGAATGATTTCCAAAAGTGGGCAAAAAAGACTCCGTTTGGTGAGAAAGTCTGTTGGGCTGTGGGTGGAATGGTTCTTACAGCAGGACTCTTCTTTTTAAG TTAA